A single genomic interval of Malania oleifera isolate guangnan ecotype guangnan chromosome 13, ASM2987363v1, whole genome shotgun sequence harbors:
- the LOC131145403 gene encoding pentatricopeptide repeat-containing protein At3g49170, chloroplastic isoform X1 translates to MMSFFLPSAAKLQPSLPPSKPSRHKLSQSPPLSLSPLHSPKHYPNSEALNNRLIHLADAGRLREAIAVLDQGFTPDLPTFSVLLKSCIRSGSFELGKLVHAQLTRSGLQFDSIALNTLISLYSKCGDWVAANGIFESMGERRNLVSWSAMISCFANNNLESQAIVAFFDMVESGWYPNEYCFSAVIRACSNVENLLIGRLILGFVIKTGYFESHVCVGCALIDMFVKGGSDLGSAYTVFDKMPERNVVTWTLMITRYAQLGQPIDAIDLYLNMVQNGFVPDRFTFSSVVPASAELGLLSLGQQLHSQVIRSGLALDSCVGCSLVDMYAKCASNGSVDESKKVFDQMTGHNVMSWTAIITGYVQNGEHDKEAIDLFCKMIKGPVQPNHFTFASVFKACGSLSDLDVGEQVHSLAVKLGLSSVNCVGNSIISMYARSDRMEDARKAFDVLFEKNLVSYNAVVDGYTKNMNSDEAFELFHQIEDRGFGVSAFTFASLLSGAASIGAISKGEQIHARLLKAGFESNQCICNALISMYSKCGNLLAASQVFDEMSDQNLISWTSIITGFAKHGYATRALEMFRKMIEIGVKPNEITYIAVLSACSHVGMIYEGWNHFNSMQKEHGIVPRMEHYACMVDLLGRSGLLAEAVDFINSMPFKADALVWRTLLGACAVHGNSELGKHAANMILEQDPHDPAAYILLSNLYASTGKWEDVVKIRKNMKERKLIKEAGYSWIEIESKVHKFYVGDTSHPSAREIYEELDQLAFKIKEVGYVPNTDFVLHDVEEERKEQYLFQHSEKIAVAFGLISTSKSKPIRVFKNLRVCGDCHTAIKYISMVTGREIIVRDSNRFHHIKDGACSCKDYW, encoded by the coding sequence ATGATGTCATTCTTTCTTCCCTCCGCCGCCAAACTCCAGCCTTCTCTCCCACCCTCAAAGCCCTCTCGCCATAAACTCTCACAATCACCGCCGCTGTCGTTATCCCCACTGCATTCTCCGAAGCACTACCCCAACTCCGAAGCTCTCAACAACCGTCTGATCCACTTGGCCGACGCGGGCCGTCTCCGCGAAGCAATCGCCGTCCTTGATCAGGGCTTCACTCCTGATCTCCCCACCTTCTCCGTCCTCCTCAAATCCTGCATCAGGTCTGGAAGCTTTGAACTTGGGAAGCTCGTCCACGCCCAATTGACTCGGTCCGGTCTCCAATTCGACTCGATTGCTCTCAACACGCTGATCAGCTTGTACTCAAAATGCGGGGATTGGGTCGCTGCCAATGGGATATTCGAGAGTATGGGTGAGCGTAGGAACTTGGTTTCGTGGAGCGCTATGATCTCCTGCTTTGCTAATAACAATTTGGAATCGCAAGCCATTGTTGCGTTCTTTGATATGGTTGAATCTGGGTGGTATCCGAATGAGTATTGCTTTTCGGCAGTGATTCGGGCGTGTTCGAATGTGGAGAATTTGCTAATTGGGAGACTTATTCTTGGGTTTGTGATAAAAACTGGGTACTTTGAGTCTCATGTGTGTGTTGGGTGTGCTTTGATTGACATGTTTGTGAAGGGTGGTTCTGATTTGGGTTCTGCGTATACGGTGTTTGACAAAATGCCTGAGAGGAATGTTGTTACGTGGACTTTGATGATTACTAGGTATGCGCAGTTGGGTCAGCCGATAGATGCCATTGACTTGTATTTGAATATGGTACAGAATGGGTTTGTTCCCGATCGATTCACTTTCAGCAGTGTTGTTCCAGCTTCTGCTGAACTGGGATTATTGTCTCTTGGGCAGCAACTGCATTCTCAGGTGATAAGGTCAGGGTTGGCTTTGGATAGTTGTGTGGGGTGTAGTTTGGTGGATATGTATGCGAAGTGTGCATCGAATGGATCTGTGGATGAATCGAAAAAAGTTTTTGATCAGATGACTGGTCATAACGTCATGTCTTGGACTGCAATTATCACAGGGTATGTGCAAAATGGAGAACATGATAAGGAGGCCATTGATCTTTTTTGTAAAATGATAAAGGGTCCAGTTCAACCAAATCATTTCACATTCGCCAGTGTTTTCAAGGCATGTGGAAGTCTTTCTGATCTGGATGTGGGAGAACAGGTTCATAGTCTTGCGGTGAAACTGGGCCTCTCTTCAGTTAATTGTGTGGGAAATTCTATTATTAGCATGTATGCTCGGTCTGATAGGATGGAAGATGCCCGGAAGGCTTTTGATGTTCTGTTTGAGAAGAATTTGGTTTCATACAATGCAGTTGTTGATGGTTACACAAAGAATATGAATTCTGACGAAGCTTTTGAACTCTTTCACCAAATTGAGGATAGGGGATTTGGGGTCAGTGCCTTCACATTTGCTAGTTTATTGAGTGGGGCTGCAAGTATAGGTGCTATTAGTAAGGGTGAGCAAATTCATGCTCGGTTACTAAAAGCAGGGTTTGAATCAAACCAATGCATATGTAATGCCCTGATCTCTATGTATTCCAAGTGTGGAAACTTATTAGCTGCCTCTCAAGTTTTTGACGAAATGAGTGATCAAAATTTAATCTCCTGGACTTCAATCATCACTGGTTTTGCAAAACATGGATATGCAACAAGAGCATTGGAAATGTTTCGCAAAATGATTGAAATAGGAGTCAAGCCAAATGAGATCACCTATATAGCTGTTTTATCAGCTTGTAGCCATGTGGGTATGATTTACGAGGGATGGAATCACTTCAATTCAATGCAAAAAGAACATGGAATTGTCCCAAGAATGGAACATTATGCATGTATGGTTGATTTATTAGGCCGATCTGGCTTGCTTGCGGAAGCTGTTGACTTCATTAACTCAATGCCTTTTAAGGCTGATGCTCTAGTGTGGCGTACACTACTTGGAGCCTGCGCAGTTCATGGCAATTCAGAGCTGGGGAAACACGCTGCAAACATGATTCTTGAGCAGGACCCTCATGATCCAGCTGCATATATCTTACTATCAAATTTGTACGCTTCAACAGGTAAATGGGAAGATGTAGTGAAAATCAGGAAAAATATGAAAGAGAGAAAATTGATTAAAGAAGCAGGATATAGCTGGATAGAGATAGAAAGTAAGGTGCACAAATTCTACGTGGGAGATACTTCACACCCATCAGCTAGGGAGATTTATGAGGAACTGGACCAACTTGCTTTTAAAATAAAGGAAGTGGGCTATGTTCCCAATACAGATTTTGTACTTCATGATGTGGAGGAAGAACGGAAGGAACAGTATCTTTTCCAACACAGTGAGAAAATTGCAGTAGCATTTGGCCTCATAAGCACATCCAAATCAAAACCCATTAGGGTATTTAAGAATCTTCGCGTGTGTGGAGATTGTCACACTGCAATAAAATACATTTCAATGGTCACGGGAAGAGAAATAATTGTAAGGGATTCAAACCGGTTTCATCATATCAAGGATGGTGCCTGCTCCTGCAAGGATTACTGGTGA
- the LOC131145403 gene encoding pentatricopeptide repeat-containing protein At3g49170, chloroplastic isoform X2 — protein sequence MMSFFLPSAAKLQPSLPPSKPSRHKLSQSPPLSLSPLHSPKHYPNSEALNNRLIHLADAGRLREAIAVLDQGFTPDLPTFSVLLKSCIRSGSFELGKLVHAQLTRSGLQFDSIALNTLISLYSKCGDWVAANGIFESMGERRNLVSWSAMISCFANNNLESQAIVAFFDMVESGWYPNEYCFSAVIRACSNVENLLIGRLILGFVIKTGYFESHVCVGCALIDMFVKGGSDLGSAYTVFDKMPERNVVTWTLMITRYAQLGQPIDAIDLYLNMVQNGFVPDRFTFSSVVPASAELGLLSLGQQLHSQVIRSGLALDSCVGCSLVDMYAKCASNGSVDESKKVFDQMTGHNVMSWTAIITGYVQNGEHDKEAIDLFCKMIKGPVQPNHFTFASVFKACGSLSDLDVGEQVHSLAVKLGLSSVNCVGNSIISMYARSDRMEDARKAFDVLFEKNLVSYNAVVDGYTKNMNSDEAFELFHQIEDRGFGVSAFTFASLLSGAASIGAISKGEQIHARLLKAGFESNQCICNALISMYSKCGNLLAASQVFDEMSDQNLISWTSIITGFAKHGYATRALEMFRKMIEIGVKPNEITYIAVLSACSHVGMIYEGWNHFNSMQKEHGIVPRMEHYACMVDLLGRSGLLAEAVDFINSMPFKADALVWRTLLGACAVHGNSELGKHAANMILEQDPHDPAAYILLSNLYASTGKWEDVVKIRKNMKERKLIKEAGYSWIEIESKVHKFYVGDTSHPSAREIYEELDQLAFKIKEVGYVPNTDFVLSSISVCRQAGYNVVS from the exons ATGATGTCATTCTTTCTTCCCTCCGCCGCCAAACTCCAGCCTTCTCTCCCACCCTCAAAGCCCTCTCGCCATAAACTCTCACAATCACCGCCGCTGTCGTTATCCCCACTGCATTCTCCGAAGCACTACCCCAACTCCGAAGCTCTCAACAACCGTCTGATCCACTTGGCCGACGCGGGCCGTCTCCGCGAAGCAATCGCCGTCCTTGATCAGGGCTTCACTCCTGATCTCCCCACCTTCTCCGTCCTCCTCAAATCCTGCATCAGGTCTGGAAGCTTTGAACTTGGGAAGCTCGTCCACGCCCAATTGACTCGGTCCGGTCTCCAATTCGACTCGATTGCTCTCAACACGCTGATCAGCTTGTACTCAAAATGCGGGGATTGGGTCGCTGCCAATGGGATATTCGAGAGTATGGGTGAGCGTAGGAACTTGGTTTCGTGGAGCGCTATGATCTCCTGCTTTGCTAATAACAATTTGGAATCGCAAGCCATTGTTGCGTTCTTTGATATGGTTGAATCTGGGTGGTATCCGAATGAGTATTGCTTTTCGGCAGTGATTCGGGCGTGTTCGAATGTGGAGAATTTGCTAATTGGGAGACTTATTCTTGGGTTTGTGATAAAAACTGGGTACTTTGAGTCTCATGTGTGTGTTGGGTGTGCTTTGATTGACATGTTTGTGAAGGGTGGTTCTGATTTGGGTTCTGCGTATACGGTGTTTGACAAAATGCCTGAGAGGAATGTTGTTACGTGGACTTTGATGATTACTAGGTATGCGCAGTTGGGTCAGCCGATAGATGCCATTGACTTGTATTTGAATATGGTACAGAATGGGTTTGTTCCCGATCGATTCACTTTCAGCAGTGTTGTTCCAGCTTCTGCTGAACTGGGATTATTGTCTCTTGGGCAGCAACTGCATTCTCAGGTGATAAGGTCAGGGTTGGCTTTGGATAGTTGTGTGGGGTGTAGTTTGGTGGATATGTATGCGAAGTGTGCATCGAATGGATCTGTGGATGAATCGAAAAAAGTTTTTGATCAGATGACTGGTCATAACGTCATGTCTTGGACTGCAATTATCACAGGGTATGTGCAAAATGGAGAACATGATAAGGAGGCCATTGATCTTTTTTGTAAAATGATAAAGGGTCCAGTTCAACCAAATCATTTCACATTCGCCAGTGTTTTCAAGGCATGTGGAAGTCTTTCTGATCTGGATGTGGGAGAACAGGTTCATAGTCTTGCGGTGAAACTGGGCCTCTCTTCAGTTAATTGTGTGGGAAATTCTATTATTAGCATGTATGCTCGGTCTGATAGGATGGAAGATGCCCGGAAGGCTTTTGATGTTCTGTTTGAGAAGAATTTGGTTTCATACAATGCAGTTGTTGATGGTTACACAAAGAATATGAATTCTGACGAAGCTTTTGAACTCTTTCACCAAATTGAGGATAGGGGATTTGGGGTCAGTGCCTTCACATTTGCTAGTTTATTGAGTGGGGCTGCAAGTATAGGTGCTATTAGTAAGGGTGAGCAAATTCATGCTCGGTTACTAAAAGCAGGGTTTGAATCAAACCAATGCATATGTAATGCCCTGATCTCTATGTATTCCAAGTGTGGAAACTTATTAGCTGCCTCTCAAGTTTTTGACGAAATGAGTGATCAAAATTTAATCTCCTGGACTTCAATCATCACTGGTTTTGCAAAACATGGATATGCAACAAGAGCATTGGAAATGTTTCGCAAAATGATTGAAATAGGAGTCAAGCCAAATGAGATCACCTATATAGCTGTTTTATCAGCTTGTAGCCATGTGGGTATGATTTACGAGGGATGGAATCACTTCAATTCAATGCAAAAAGAACATGGAATTGTCCCAAGAATGGAACATTATGCATGTATGGTTGATTTATTAGGCCGATCTGGCTTGCTTGCGGAAGCTGTTGACTTCATTAACTCAATGCCTTTTAAGGCTGATGCTCTAGTGTGGCGTACACTACTTGGAGCCTGCGCAGTTCATGGCAATTCAGAGCTGGGGAAACACGCTGCAAACATGATTCTTGAGCAGGACCCTCATGATCCAGCTGCATATATCTTACTATCAAATTTGTACGCTTCAACAGGTAAATGGGAAGATGTAGTGAAAATCAGGAAAAATATGAAAGAGAGAAAATTGATTAAAGAAGCAGGATATAGCTGGATAGAGATAGAAAGTAAGGTGCACAAATTCTACGTGGGAGATACTTCACACCCATCAGCTAGGGAGATTTATGAGGAACTGGACCAACTTGCTTTTAAAATAAAGGAAGTGGGCTATGTTCCCAATACAGATTTT GTTCTATCCTCCATTTCAGTCTGCAGGCAGGCAGGGTATAATGTGGTATCTTGA